A genomic region of Colletotrichum destructivum chromosome 5, complete sequence contains the following coding sequences:
- a CDS encoding Putative major facilitator superfamily, MFS transporter superfamily has protein sequence MFQNHELRRLNGNEKSCVGVMLTSDNDVPEHEPPPDTESPPQSIPWSYKWIALACVIAFPVGSNWTNASLGPLKNTLRNELGVTNAQFGVISSADSFVNSIFPIVGGMTLDWWGPNRITICCTTIIFVGASVAAGAVHLESWRMLAAGHVLMGFGVAILDQAQQKFVYHWFGAGGLAFAFGLENAVSSTVGMVAGMVAIPIRDRTGWYGWTFWIPAIFCGLSLIINILYVFLERMFIPKHLQLTSARAKALAENHKLNVKRVFSWKSLTKLPWQYLMLPGTQILQSGGANGFGVSAADIIRMKNYSEETAGFMSTGQRVLRIVGSPLVGWLIDRYGHRFHYVAVAPLFYIIANSLIGFTNLHPLVALVFQSMAGLINGMPLNVCIPLLVADQDKLGTAFGIWRAFNNSGGTIMEVAYGVLQDGTRDMGYDKVLKVSTAIKAWGFALGVIYVVLDHKKLGKGMTLTRDRRERFEAEIEDRDTHPLTKREVRKPWTIYTLSILVAMIATAWTLFIKYLI, from the exons ATGTTTCAGAACCACGAGTTGCGGCGCCTCAATGGGAATGAGAAGTCATGTGTTGGTGTGATGCTGACGTCTGACAACGATGTTCCTGAGCATGAACCACCTCCGGACACCGAAAGCCCCCCTCAGTCCATTCCATGGAGTTACAAATGGATTGCTTTGGCATGCGTTATTGCCTTTCCAGTTGGCTCAAACTGGACCAACGCTAGTCTGGGTCCGCTGAAAAACACTCTACGCAACGAGCTCGGGGTCACCAATGCCCAATTCGGAGTTATATCCAGCGCCGATTCTTTTGTCAATTCGATTTTCCCCATCGTTGGAGGAATGACTCTAGATTGGTGGGGCCCCAACAGAATTACAATATGCTGCACTACAATCATCTTTGTCGGTGCGTCTGTCGCTGCGGGAGCCGTTCACCTGGAGTCGTGGAGAATGCTTGCGGCTGGCCATGTCCTCATGGGGTTTGGAGTTGCTATCCTTGACCAAGCGCAGCAAAAG TTCGTCTATCATTGGTTCGGTGCCGGTGGTCTCGCCTTCGCCTTTGGTCTCGAAAACGCAGTTTCTAGCACAGTAGGAATGGTTGCTGGCATGGTAGCCATTCCTATTCGAGACCGAACGGGATGGTACGGGTGGACTTTTTGGATACCTGCAATCTTTTGTGGTTTATCCTTGATCATCAACATTCTCTATGTTTTTCTCGAGCGGATGTTTATCCCCAAGCATCTTCAACTGACATCCGCACGCGCGAAGGCACTCGCTGAAAACCATAAGCTCAACGTCAAGAGAGTATTTTCCTGGAAGTCTCTCACAAAGCTACCCTGGCAGTACCTCATGCTTCCTGGTACGCAAATCTTACAAAGCGGCGGCGCTAATGGGTTCGGAGTCTCGGCTGCGGACATTATCCGCATGAAGAACTACAGTGAAGAGACGGCTGGCTTCATGTCAACAGGTCAACGAGTGCTTCGAATCGTTGGCAGCCCGCTTGTAGGATGGTTGATTGATCGATATGGCCATCGCTTCCATTATGTTGCAGTGGCGCCATTGTTCTACATTATCGCCAATTCCCTCATTGGCTTCACGAATCTCCACCCACTTGTAGCGCTGGTGTTTCAATCAATGGCAGGGCTCATCAACGGCATGCCACTCAACGTCTGCATTCCACTCTTGGTTGCGGATCAAGATAAGCTGGGAACGGCTTTTGGGATATGGAGGGCTTTCAACAATTCTGGCGGCACGATT ATGGAGGTTGCGTACGGTGTTCTCCAAGATGGTACCAGAGACATGGGCTACGACAAGGTTCTCAAGGTTTCGACCGCAATCAAGGCATGGGGCTTTGCACTCGGAGTCATCTACGTTGTGCTCGATCACAAGAAGCTCGGCAAAGGCATGACTTTGACTCGCGATCGCCGAGAACGGTTTGAAGCAGAGATCGAGGATAGGGACACACATCCTCTTACCAAGAGGGAAGTCCGAAAGCCTTGGACGATCTACACCCTTTCGATCCTTGTTGCAATGATCGCCACTGCGTGGACTTTGTTTATCAAATACTTGATTTAA